The genomic DNA GTGCCCTTTGCCCACATTCAAAGACTGTTACAGCGCTTGGATATAAGACTGGTATTTACTGCCCACCCTACGGAAATTGTGCGCCAAACGATTCGGGAAAGACAGAGGCGGATTGCCTGTTTGTTGAATCAATGGGAGATGGCTCCCGTCAATGATCGTCCTATCCTGCTAGAGCAAGTGCGGGAGGAGATTAAGCTTTGGTGGTACACAGACGAATTAAATCAAGACAAGCCCACGGTGTTAGATGAGGCGGAATACACGCTCCACTACTTTGAGGAGGTGCTATTTGATGCCATTCCCATCCTTTATGAGAAATTAGTGAGGGCAATTAAGCAGACTTTTCCCACTTTGGAGCCCCCTGCTCCCAGTTTTTGTACCTTTGGCTCCTGGGTGGGCTCCGATCGGGATGGCAATCCGGCGGTTACTCCTGCTGTAACATGGCAGACTGCTTGCTATCAACGGGAGTTGGTATTAAACAAATACATCAAATCAGTTAAACAACTGGTACAGAGGCTATCCCTGTCCCAAAGCATAGCGGATTTTGCAGACGAATTGACCCACAGCCTCAGTCAAGACCAGGTAATTTTCCCCAAGGTTTATGAACGTTTGTCAGTGCGCTATCGCCGCGAACCCCTGCGCATGAAGTTGTCCTATATTCTGGCGCGCTTGGAGAACACTTTAGCCTTTACTACTAAACTCAAACATAGCCCTTGGCAGACTGTTGATCCTGCCCCAGCGACGGAAAGGGACAGATATGACAACGCCGATCAGTTTCTGGCGGAATTAAATCTAATTAAGGAAACTCTGGCAAAGTTAAATATCACCTGTCAGGAGTTGGAGCGCTTAATTATTCAAGTGGAGGTCTATCGTTTTCACCTCGCCCATTTGGACATTCGCCAGGAAAGTAGTAAACACGAACAGGCAATTACGGAGATTGCAGAACGGTTGCGGCTGTTGCCCGTGCCCTATGACAGTTTGACAGAAGCGGAAAAACAGGCATGGCTCGTGCAGGAGTTGGGTAACCCCAGACCGATCGTCTCTAGTCGTCTACGCTTTTCGGAGGGGACGGAAAATATTTTACAAACTTTGCAGGTAGTACAGAAACTGCAGACAGTGTTTTCTCCCTACATTTGCCACACTTATATTATCAGCATGAATCACAGTGTCAGCGATGTTTTAGAAGTTCTGTTGCTGGCTAAGGAAGCAGGATTATATGACCCTGATACGGGGGCAGGGACGTTGTGCATTGTACCCCTGTTTGAGACTGTAGAAGACCTGAGGGCAGCACCGCAGGTATTGGAAGCTTTGTTGTCTCTGCCCCTCTATCGACAACTGCTAACTAGACAAAACAATCTACAGGAAGTGATGTTGGGTTACTCTGATAGCAACAAAGATTCGGGGTTTTTGAGTAGTAACTGGGCAATCTATAAAGCACAACAAGCGCTTAATCAGGTAGCCAAGCAGTTTGGGGTAGAGTTACGCATCTTTCACGGGCGGGGTGGCTCCGTGGGGCGTGGGGGGGGACCTACCTATGAGGCAATCCTAGCGCAACCTGCCTACAGCGTGGATGGGAGAATTAAAATTACGGAGCAGGGGGAGGTCTTAGCCTCTAAATATAACCTGCCTAATTTAGCCCTCTACAATTTGGAAAAAGTGGCAACAGCAGTGATTCAGGCGGGTTTGCTGCCCAATAGCTTGGATACCCTGGAGTGCTGGCGGGATATTATAGAAGCTCTGGCAAACCGATCGCGGCAGGTCTATCGCGGTTTGATCTATGACAACCCCCATTTTGTCGAGTTTTTCCATCAGGTAACTCCCATAGAAGAAATCAGTCAATTGCAGATTAGTTCGCGACCGGCGCGGCGGGCGGGTAAAAAAGACTTGAGCAGTTTACGAGCGATTCCCTGGGTGTTTGGTTGGACACAGAGCCGCTTTTTATTGCCAGCTTGGTTTGGTCTGGGTACAGCTTTTAGCGAGTTTTTGGCGGAAAATCCCGAGCACTTGAATTTAGCCCAGTTCCTCTACCAAAAGTGGGCTTTTTTCAAGATGATTATTTCCAAGGTGGAGATGACTCTGGCTAAAACTGACCTGCAGATGGCTGCTCAGTATGTCAACGAACTAACTCTGCCGGATTTCCGCGAACATTCCCAGTTCTTCTTTGACCAGATTGTGGCAGAGTATCAACGTACCTGCGAGGTGGTGTTGAAAATTACTAACCATAAGCGTCTCCTAGATGGGGATAAAGAGCTACAGCGATCGGTGGCTCTACGCAATTACTCCATCGTTCCCTTGGGGTTTATTCAGGTGTCTTTACTCAAGCGTCTGCGCCAGTTCAGCAGTCAGCGGGTTGATCTGCGCTCTCCCTATTCTAAGAATGAACTACTGCGCGGTGCCCTGTTAACAGTAAATGGCATTGCGGCGGGGATGCGTAACACAGGTTGAGAAAAATGAGCTTGTGTAGGCAGTGCCGATCGTGATTAAATTTATCTTAGCGCTGAACTATGCCTGTGATCACTGTCAATCTCTTGCACCCCTCGAACATGTCTGTTGTGCAAAGTTGGAGTTTCCCCTCTGAATCGGTAGTTCGGATTGGACGCTCCGCCGACAATGAGGTGGTGCTGTATAGTTCCGTCGTTTCTCGCTATCACCTGGAATTGCACTACGTCAACAACCACTGGGAATTGCATAATAAAGGCGCAAATGGTACATTTTGGGATGAGAAGCCGATTAGCAAGCAAAAGGTAGTAGATGGTATGGTAATTCGTCTGGCTTCTTCGGGACCAAAGTTGCAAATATGTCTGGATGACCGCCCACCCCTGCCCACTCCCAAATCTGCCAAAACCAGACCGCAGCGGGGCTTTACTGATGACACAACCCAAACGATCGGGGAGGACGTGCAAAGGCTAACGGGTGATGATCCCCAGTAGCTAGCAAGCTATGACTCTTTCTCCTCGTTTAGTCAAAACAATTCAGGCATTCCGCTTTTATGGTTTAGTAGGGCTATGGACTCATGGGGTACCAGGAGTAATTGCGGGGGTATTACTCCTATTTGCTGGCATTCGCGGGAATGAGGGTGCTAGTAACAATCCAGGGACTCTGCCGGGGGTGGCGGCGGCGTGGCTTGCCTGGGCGTTGGTAGTAGGTGGGTTTATTTGGAGTTATCTTTACATTCGCTGGGCTAAACAGTTGGCAGATATCCAGCGCCCCACTAAAGCGCAAACTTTGATGCAGTTAAAAATCGGATTGGGGATTAGCTTGGGGGGACAGTTTACGGCTCTGGTGGCAGCCTTTGCTATTGTTGGTACCTTGGCGCAGCGGGCACTATTCCGTACCCAGGGTGTGATTGTCGATGACCCCAGCCGCTTTGTGGAACCGATCGATTTATTTGTCGTACAAGCAAGTTTACTGATCATCCTCGCCCATTTTTTGGGTACCCTTATATCTCTGTGGCTACTCGATCGGGTGACTCGCCCTGCTGACGTATAGGAGATGGGAAGGAAAAGAACAATTTTCTGGAGCATATGAGCTATCCTGTAGATATGGGGAATAGTGGTACCAATGAGTTATTGTTTTAATCCTGCCTGCCCACAGCCCGTCAACCCCAACAAGGTGACTCACTGCCAAGCCTGTGGTAGTCCTTTACTCCTGCGCAATCGCTATGTGGCAATCAAAATGCTAGGGAAAGGAGGGTTTGGGCGTACCTTTTTGGCAGTGGATATAGATATGCCCTCACGCCCAAAAGTAGTAATCAAGCAATTTTTGCCTGGCAACCTCCCCCCTGAAATGCTGCAGAAAAGCCTGGAAATGTTTCAACGGGAGGCGGTGTTACTAGAAAAACTGGGCAGTCATCCCCAAATCCCCACCCTTTATGCCTACTTTACTATGCGCAACCAGTACTACCTGGTGATGGAATTCATTGATGGCAAGGACCTCCTCAAGGAGCTGGAAACGGAGGGTCCCTTCAATCAGGAAAAAGCGATCGATTTTTTGAAGGGTTTATTACCGGTAATTGACTTTCTGCATCAGCACAACGTTATTCACCGCGACATCAAACCAGCTAACATCATTCGCAATAGCAAAGGGGAGCTAGTGTTGGTAGATTTTGGGGCAGCGAAGGAGATTAACCGCTGGGCAGAGGCAGCGGCAGCCCCAGGAACGATGATTGGCAGTATGGAATATGTCCCCCCGGAACAGGTGGTGGGCAACGCCGTACCTGCTAGTGACCTCTACAGCTTGGGAGCAACCTGTGTCCATTTAATTACGGGCAAAAAACCCTCCCTCGTGAGGGATTTGCTGACAGATACTTGGCCCTGGCGGAAACATCTACCCCCAGGGGTGGAAATTCCTGATTTTTTGGGCAATGTCTTGGACAAGTTACTGCAGGGGGCTGTCCTCGATCGCTATAAGTCTGGTGGAGAAGCCCTCAAGGACCTGGAGGTTGGTTTACTGCGGGAGCAGTCCAAGAGTATGATTAGCCTTTACCCATCGCGCTTGGACTATGCCCAGCTGGAATACTTTTTATCGATCGGGGACTTAAAGGCAGCGGACATAGAAACCTGGAACTTGCTCTGTCGTGCCCTGGGTCGTCCAACAGGGAGTAAGTTTGCCGAGCGGGACATAGCTCGTATCCCCTGTAATGAGTTGCTCAACCTGGATATACTGTGGCTGCGCTACAGCAATAATCGCTTCGGCTTCAGTGTTAAGTGTGATATTTATGAGGCGGAGGGGCAAAACTATCGCAACTTCTGTGAAAAGATCGGTTATCGGGTCAAGCGGGCAGGGTCAATGGCATGGATTAACGGTACCCGCATTAACTACAGCCACGAAGCCCCTAGGGGGCACTTACCCTGGATACCTGGCTTTTATGAAGCAGATACACCCCTGGGTAAAGATGAGTTGATGCGCCAGTTATTTATGTCAGTGCGCAGTTGCCAACGGAAGTTATCTCCCTTTACTGCTGTCCCTCGGTGATGGTGCCTCTCCTACTAGCTCTCGCTCTGGCTTCCCCCTGTACTGAGTGCTTTGTGTTGCTCTACCCCGATCGGGATACTTCTCCTGGATTTAAGGACTACCGCTGCGGGGATTTGAGCTATGACGGGCATAGGGGCACGGATTTTGCCATAGCTGATGAGGGGCGGATGGCAATGGGGGTAAAGGTAGTGGCAGTAGCGGCGGGCAGAGTGCTGCGGGTGCGAGATGGGGTACCCGACAGGAAAGTGAGCAATCCCGACTCAGTGAAGGGGCAGGAGTGCGGTAATGGTGTGGTCATTGACCATGGGGAGGGTTGGGAAACGCAATATTGCCATTTACGGCAGGGGTCAGTGCGGGTGCGCCCAGGGCAACGGGTAGAGCAGGGGACAGTACTGGGCTTGGTTGGGCAGTCTGGCTTAGCTTCCTTTCCCCATGTACACCTAGAGGTACGGTATCAGGGGCAACCGATCGACCCCCATGGGGGGGTAGAACTAGCTAGGGATTGTCAAGCTAATAGAACTGGTCTTTGGCAGCAACCCATCCCCTACGTGCCGACGGGTCTAATTCATGCTGGCTTCAGTCCCCAGGCACCAACCATGGCAGAGCTGGAACAGGGCAAGTGGGAAGGAGTAGAGATTACCACAAAGGACAAAGCGCTGGTATTTTGGACACGCTCCTATGGTGTGAAGAGAGGTGACCAGTTGTCCATGATCATTGTCAATCCAGCCCAACAAAAAGTAGTAGACTATCGCACTACCCTAGAGAAAGACAATCGCTTGTTTATGTTGTTCACAGGAACGCGACGGCTTAGCCCTGGGGTGTGGACAGCCACTTTTCGATTAGAGCGCAACAGGGAACGACTGATTGATGTTACTCGCACTGTAAATGTCCGACAAAACTAATTGCCCGATCGGTCAAATTTCCTAGGGTATAGGTAGAATAAAAGCCGTGGTTTTCCTGGTAGTGGATTGCGTAGCTCTTACTTTGCTCTTTTACCTTACATTAAAACCCAATGGTGGTTATTAACTAAAGCGATTGCCTGCACGATCGTTTACATCGGTGGTATGCCCATTCTAGCAATGATATTTGGGCTGGTTTCGGAGGCGGTAGGGGAAGGAAGTATTAGCAAAATTACCACAGTGTCAGGTTACACAGTTTTGTTATTCACTGTGCAGGGTTTTTGTCAGTATGGACAGGATGTGATGATGGCGGAGGCAGCCCTGCAGGTAACAAAGGAGTTACGAGTAGATGCTTTCTCCCACTTACAATCTTTAGATTTGAGCTATTTTGCCGAGGCAAGGGCAGGGGATTTATCCTACCGCTTAACAGAGGACATCGATCGGATTGGGGAAGTGATGGGCAAGTTTTTCTATCAGTTTCTTCCCTCACTGTTACAGTTAATTTTGATCTTGGGGTATATGTTTTACCTCAACTGGATTCTAACTCTGACTGTCCTGATTGTGGCTCCTTTGTTAGCGGTGATTGTGGCCTGGTTTGGCGATCGGATGTTGAATTTAGCCCGTAGGAGTCAAGACCAAGTATCTAGTTTATCGGCATTCCTGGCGGAGATTTTTAGTGGTATTCGTCTGGTGAGAGCCTTTGGGGCAGAAGCATTTGAAACTAGCCGATTTCAGCAAGCGGCGGAACTACACAGACAAAGTAAATATGCCACCGATCGGATTCGTTCCATCCAATATCCGGTGGTCAGTTTATTGCAGGCATTGGCAATTATTATTCTGATTTGGATTGCTGTATGGCAGATTGCCCAGGGGGTGCTAGCAGTGAAAAATTTTGTCTCCTTTTGTGCCGCTGTTGCTCTCTTGATTGACCCGATTAGAAATGTTACCAATAATTACAATGAATTGAAACAGGTGCAGGCATCCACCGATCGAGTTTTTGAATTATTCCAACTGCAACCAGCTGTTACGGAGCATCCCGCAGCAATTACTTTAGGTACAATTCAGGGAAAAATTGAATTTAGGGGCGTTTATTTCAAGTATCCTGACCAGACGGATTGGGTACTAAAAAACATCAACACTACTATCTATCCAGGGGAAATTGTCGCTCTCGTGGGGGCATCAGGGGCAGGCAAAAGTACCTTCATGAATTTGTTACTGCGTTTCTACGACCCCCAGCAGGGCAAAGTATTAATTGATGACCAGGATATTAGTAAAGTTACCCTCCGCAGCCTGCGTCAGCAAATCGCTATTGTGCCCCAAGAAACTATCCTTTTTTCCGGTACAGTAGCCGCTAACATTGCCTTTGGCAAGACAAATATCGATCGGGCAGAAATTGAAAAAGCAGCAAAAGTTGCTAATGCTCACGACTTCATTATGGCACTCCCCCAACAATACGACACTTGGGTAGGGGAACGGGGAGTAAATCTGTCGGGTGGACAGCGCCAGCGAATAGCAATTGCCAGAGCCGTGTTACATAATCCCAAAATTCTCCTCTTAGACGAAGCTACTTCTGCTTTGGATAGTGAATCAGAAGCCCTAGTGCAAGAAGCACTGCAAAGATTAATGTACGACCGCACCGTATTAATTGTTGCTCACCGCTTGGCAACCGTGAGGAACTGCGATCGGATTTTTGTCCTCGATAAGGGTCAGATCATCGAATCGGGTAGCCATCAAGAGTTACTAGCCCTTAACGGTCGCTATAGCCAACTCCATGCCCGTCAGTTTTCCTAGGGCGAGCATCAGACCGCCATAGCCAAATTACCAACACCAATAGAGCCAGAACAGCAAACCGTAAAACATAGCTCACTAAATCCGAGAGAGATATATACTGACCGCAAAAGTAAGCTATGGAAGTCATCGTCGCCCCCCAAGTAATTGCCCCCAAACTGTTAAAAATTAAAAAACGGGGATAACTCATACCCGCAATACCTGCCAACGGACCAGCAAAAATGCGTAAAAGGGCGACGAATCTGCCCAGGAACACTGCCCGATCGGCATTAGCGTTAAATTTTTCCTGCGCCCGTTCTATGTGTTCATGGGGGATCGCAAATACATGGGCAATCCTTTCTACCAATACCAAGCCACCCCAGCGCCCCAACCAGTAGCCACAGCTATCGCCAATGATGGCACCCCCAATCGCGCTTATCAGTACCCCTGGGTAACTCAACTCGCCATTCCCTGCCAAAAAACCGCCAATCAAAGTCAAAGTCTCCCCTGGCAAAGGGATACCTGCATTTTCTAGCAAAATTCCTGCAAAAATCACCCCATAGCCGTAACGGTGGGCTAACTGCAACAGCGTATCTAAGTTGAAGATTTCAGCCACAGCTACATCGCCTAACCTTGCGTCCTCATTATAGTCAGCCACCTCTTCGGTACTCCTACCCCCTCTGGTACAATCAGTACTGCCGCAGCAATCGAACTATGCAGCTCTCACAACTGTTAGATACCCTCAAATTCAATGACCAGGGCTTGATTCCTGTAATTACCCAGGATTACCGCGATAATACCGTCTTGATGATGGCGTGGATGAATGCGGCAGCGATCGTTAAGACCTTGGAGACAGGGGAAGTCCATTACTGGAGCCGATCGCGACAGGAGTTATGGCACAAGGGGGCAACCTCAGGGCATATTCAAAAACTAAAGCAATTCTTCTACGACTGTGATGCTGACACTCTACTAGTCAAGGTGGAGCAAATAGGAGGTATAGCCTGTCATACAGGTGCTCGCAGCTGTTTTTTCACAGAGGTACAGCTGGATTAATTGTACCAAAACATCCCTTTAATCCCTTCGGGGTCGGGGCAAAAACCAAGGCGCTTGTAGAATTCCACCACATGGGCATCGGCAAAGAGACTGATATTACTGATGTCTGCCCGCCGCAGCTCATTGATTAACTCCAGCATCAACGCTCTGCCCAATCCCCGATTCTGAAATTCTGGATGAATCGCCACATCCCATATCGTTGCATTAAAAGCGTGGTCGGACGTAGCCCTAGCAAAACCAATCAATCTTTGGTAAGAACCACGAAAATACCACAGGGAAGCTACCACAAAGCTATATTGCAAAGCTCTTTTTACCTTGTGCAGAGGACGACGGGACCAACCCACTGCATCACAGAGTTCTTCTAGTTCGTAGAGGTCAATATTTTTGTCTGTACTGAAGTATATCTGTTCCGTGTAGCCTGGCAACCGCCGCATCTTGGCTTTCTTTGCCGCTTCGGGAACTTCCGTGGTACTAAACAGGCTCTTCCAAAACACCATGATTGCCCAGTCTCTATGGATTGAGTGTACTACGTCTGGTTGGTAATTGCGTACTTATCCTTACCCCGTCCCAAGGCGAATTTTACTGACTCTGCCACATTGTCACTACAGGTTACGACAAATACAACCAAGGCAAGGAGGGAGAGCAAGCTAGCTATCCAAAATACTGTTACAAGGGGTACGCTGGGCGGCAGGAGCTGCATCACCCATCCCACCATACTGGCAGCAGTGGCAATCCCTACGTCAAAACCTAACCAGGCAGTCCCCATGACTGTCCCCCTCTCCTGGGGCGATGTGCGGTCTGCTAGCCAAGCAATGACAGTAGGGATCGCTGTCCCCGCTGCTACCCCGTCGAGGATGGCACCCATCACGATCGCTTCCGCCGAGTTAGCCGTAGCGACAATAACCATGGACAGGGCATAACAGACTAGGGAGAAGGTGACAAATATGCCGCGTCCGTAACGGTCTCCCAGGCTAGCCACAGGCATCCGAAAGATAAATTGCGCCATAGAGGCAGCGGCGTAAAACGTACCAGCTCCCACCCCTAGGTTCAACTCATCCATCAGTTTGGGTAAGTAGGTACTGACAATGCCGAATACCATACCCACTGCCAGGAGGACAAAGGCAGGCGATCGCACTTTAGCCGTGGTGACCAGTTTCCAGATGGGTAAGTATTTTTGCTTGTGGTAAAGGCGAGGCTCGTAGTTGTCCTGGACAAACAAGGTGCACAATAGCCCAATCATGGCAAAGGTGGAAGCCATGGCAAAGGCCGCCCCGTAGCCCAGAGCAGCCCTCAGGGTATCCCCCGCCCAAGGACCCAGTCCCAAGCCCAAAGGGTTAACCAGACTCAAGAAACCAATTACCTGTCCCCTTTTGCCTGGAGGAGCTATATCTCCCATCAGGGCAGCATAACCCGTAGCAAATGACCCCACCGCCAAAGCATGAACTGGACGGAGAGCAATCACCACAGGTACATGGGGCAAGAGATGATAAAGGAGGGGAATTGTCCCCGCAATGATCAAACCCATCTGCATCGATCGTCTCCGTCCCCAGCGATCGGTCAAGCGCCCCAGGGCACCGCGAAACAGGATTAAGCCCGTAGCAAAGGTAGCCATCACCAAGCCCACGTAGGCTTCTCCCTTTAACTCCTCTCCCACATAGAGGGGCATAATCGGTAAATTACACCCCATGCTCGACCAAAAACTTAAACCCGCAACAAAAGCAAAGATGGCAGAAACAGACATGAGCACTAACGTTTAGGACTACTGACAACCCGCTGGCTAGAATTGTGCTGACGGCGAAGGGGTTTAGGGGGCTGTTTTGCCAAAATTTCCATCACCGCCTTTTCCGCCCGGTCGGATTGCATCTGGGAGTATGCCAACTGCAAAGCGGCTGCCGCTACTGCCTGGGGGTCATAAATTTCCGTCAGCTGGGAGACCAAAGGGAGAAACGAAGCTAATCTTTCCCCAGTGAGGGCATTGTGAATCTGGGTGGTAAAGCGGGCGATCCAACAAGCCTGGAGTTGTTGTAGGGTAGGCATCTCACAGATTTTGATCGGTTGTCCTGTCAGCTTCTCCAACTGTTTGAGGCGGTACTTTTCCTTGGCGGTGATCAGAGAAATAGCCTTGCCTGTCCTGCCTGCCCTGCCTGTACGCCCAATGCGGTGGATATAGCGATCGGGGTCGTCGGGCAAATCTAGGTTAAACACATGGGTTAGCCCATCAATGTCTAAGCCCCTGGCGGCAATATCAGTAGCCACAATCCACTTAACCTGCTGGCTGCGAAACCTGCGGATAAGCATTTCTCGCTGGGACTGGGAGAGATTGCCGTGGTATTCATCTACCGAGTGTCCTGCTTCCTGCAAAAGTGTGTTCAGACGGCTGGCCGTCTCTTTGGTACGGACGAAAATAATCGCCGACTCGGGGGACTCCAACTCCAAAATTGGCAGTAAAGCCTCTTCCTTCGTGAGGTGGGCAGGGACAAAATAAGCCTGCTGTTCAATCTGTTTTTTGGTGACAGCATCAGTTTTGATCTGGACGGTGACAGGGTTTTTGAGATAGCGTTGCACCAGTTTCTGGACAGGGATCGGCATCGTGGCGGAGAAGAACGCCGACTGTTTGTCCTTGGGGGTAGCACTGAGAATCCTCTCCACATCCTCGATAAATCCCATATTCAACATTTCATCCGCCTCATCCAGCACAAAATGGCGAACCTGTTGCAAGTCCAGTACCCCCCGCTCCAGCAAATCAATCACCCGTCCTGGCGTACCCACGACAATCTGTACCCCCTGCTCCAGTTGCTTAATCTGCCGCTCGATCGCTTGTCCGCCATAGACACAGGTAATTCGTGCTCCCCCTGGTTTGAGGTTGAAACTTTTAACCGCCTGCATCACCTGCAACGCCAATTCCCGTGTGGGAGTGAGGATAATCCCCTGCAGCAGGGGACTGGCTGGGTCAATTAACTCCAGCAGAGGCAGCGCAAAAGCCGCGGTTTTACCCGTCCCCGTCTGTGCCAGTCCCAAAACATCCCTGCCCATGAGCAAATGGGGAATCGCCTGGGCTTGAATAGGAGTGGGATGGACAAAACCTAAAGTCTGCAACAGTTCTACACGCTGTACCGAAATACCAAGGTCAAGAAAAGTGGGCATAGTTGCTCCTAGCTATGTGTACCGTTGCCCAGCCCTTCCTCAATCAGTAGCTAAACTGCCGCAGGTAGAACGGGCAAGCATCTTATCATACCCCATCATAGCCGAATTTGTTAAGTTCTGTGAAGACCGCCGCAGTAAACTTGCTTACAAATAACTGGGATGTAAGACAGTAAAATAATC from Pseudanabaenaceae cyanobacterium SKYG29 includes the following:
- the ppc gene encoding phosphoenolpyruvate carboxylase; amino-acid sequence: MIAVSPHLLLNTENGTFVRSPRLHHRLQLVEELLDEVLAETCGAEIVALLQQLRHHYAQYPSATIVENLDLEKAIIATRAFALYFQLINIIEQQNEQEEALDATEHQPIGTFAWLFPELKRQNVPFAHIQRLLQRLDIRLVFTAHPTEIVRQTIRERQRRIACLLNQWEMAPVNDRPILLEQVREEIKLWWYTDELNQDKPTVLDEAEYTLHYFEEVLFDAIPILYEKLVRAIKQTFPTLEPPAPSFCTFGSWVGSDRDGNPAVTPAVTWQTACYQRELVLNKYIKSVKQLVQRLSLSQSIADFADELTHSLSQDQVIFPKVYERLSVRYRREPLRMKLSYILARLENTLAFTTKLKHSPWQTVDPAPATERDRYDNADQFLAELNLIKETLAKLNITCQELERLIIQVEVYRFHLAHLDIRQESSKHEQAITEIAERLRLLPVPYDSLTEAEKQAWLVQELGNPRPIVSSRLRFSEGTENILQTLQVVQKLQTVFSPYICHTYIISMNHSVSDVLEVLLLAKEAGLYDPDTGAGTLCIVPLFETVEDLRAAPQVLEALLSLPLYRQLLTRQNNLQEVMLGYSDSNKDSGFLSSNWAIYKAQQALNQVAKQFGVELRIFHGRGGSVGRGGGPTYEAILAQPAYSVDGRIKITEQGEVLASKYNLPNLALYNLEKVATAVIQAGLLPNSLDTLECWRDIIEALANRSRQVYRGLIYDNPHFVEFFHQVTPIEEISQLQISSRPARRAGKKDLSSLRAIPWVFGWTQSRFLLPAWFGLGTAFSEFLAENPEHLNLAQFLYQKWAFFKMIISKVEMTLAKTDLQMAAQYVNELTLPDFREHSQFFFDQIVAEYQRTCEVVLKITNHKRLLDGDKELQRSVALRNYSIVPLGFIQVSLLKRLRQFSSQRVDLRSPYSKNELLRGALLTVNGIAAGMRNTG
- a CDS encoding FHA domain-containing protein, which encodes MPVITVNLLHPSNMSVVQSWSFPSESVVRIGRSADNEVVLYSSVVSRYHLELHYVNNHWELHNKGANGTFWDEKPISKQKVVDGMVIRLASSGPKLQICLDDRPPLPTPKSAKTRPQRGFTDDTTQTIGEDVQRLTGDDPQ
- a CDS encoding DUF3611 family protein, giving the protein MTLSPRLVKTIQAFRFYGLVGLWTHGVPGVIAGVLLLFAGIRGNEGASNNPGTLPGVAAAWLAWALVVGGFIWSYLYIRWAKQLADIQRPTKAQTLMQLKIGLGISLGGQFTALVAAFAIVGTLAQRALFRTQGVIVDDPSRFVEPIDLFVVQASLLIILAHFLGTLISLWLLDRVTRPADV
- a CDS encoding serine/threonine-protein kinase; this encodes MSYCFNPACPQPVNPNKVTHCQACGSPLLLRNRYVAIKMLGKGGFGRTFLAVDIDMPSRPKVVIKQFLPGNLPPEMLQKSLEMFQREAVLLEKLGSHPQIPTLYAYFTMRNQYYLVMEFIDGKDLLKELETEGPFNQEKAIDFLKGLLPVIDFLHQHNVIHRDIKPANIIRNSKGELVLVDFGAAKEINRWAEAAAAPGTMIGSMEYVPPEQVVGNAVPASDLYSLGATCVHLITGKKPSLVRDLLTDTWPWRKHLPPGVEIPDFLGNVLDKLLQGAVLDRYKSGGEALKDLEVGLLREQSKSMISLYPSRLDYAQLEYFLSIGDLKAADIETWNLLCRALGRPTGSKFAERDIARIPCNELLNLDILWLRYSNNRFGFSVKCDIYEAEGQNYRNFCEKIGYRVKRAGSMAWINGTRINYSHEAPRGHLPWIPGFYEADTPLGKDELMRQLFMSVRSCQRKLSPFTAVPR
- a CDS encoding M23 family metallopeptidase, with protein sequence MVPLLLALALASPCTECFVLLYPDRDTSPGFKDYRCGDLSYDGHRGTDFAIADEGRMAMGVKVVAVAAGRVLRVRDGVPDRKVSNPDSVKGQECGNGVVIDHGEGWETQYCHLRQGSVRVRPGQRVEQGTVLGLVGQSGLASFPHVHLEVRYQGQPIDPHGGVELARDCQANRTGLWQQPIPYVPTGLIHAGFSPQAPTMAELEQGKWEGVEITTKDKALVFWTRSYGVKRGDQLSMIIVNPAQQKVVDYRTTLEKDNRLFMLFTGTRRLSPGVWTATFRLERNRERLIDVTRTVNVRQN
- a CDS encoding ABC transporter ATP-binding protein/permease produces the protein MRSSYFALLPYIKTQWWLLTKAIACTIVYIGGMPILAMIFGLVSEAVGEGSISKITTVSGYTVLLFTVQGFCQYGQDVMMAEAALQVTKELRVDAFSHLQSLDLSYFAEARAGDLSYRLTEDIDRIGEVMGKFFYQFLPSLLQLILILGYMFYLNWILTLTVLIVAPLLAVIVAWFGDRMLNLARRSQDQVSSLSAFLAEIFSGIRLVRAFGAEAFETSRFQQAAELHRQSKYATDRIRSIQYPVVSLLQALAIIILIWIAVWQIAQGVLAVKNFVSFCAAVALLIDPIRNVTNNYNELKQVQASTDRVFELFQLQPAVTEHPAAITLGTIQGKIEFRGVYFKYPDQTDWVLKNINTTIYPGEIVALVGASGAGKSTFMNLLLRFYDPQQGKVLIDDQDISKVTLRSLRQQIAIVPQETILFSGTVAANIAFGKTNIDRAEIEKAAKVANAHDFIMALPQQYDTWVGERGVNLSGGQRQRIAIARAVLHNPKILLLDEATSALDSESEALVQEALQRLMYDRTVLIVAHRLATVRNCDRIFVLDKGQIIESGSHQELLALNGRYSQLHARQFS
- a CDS encoding DedA family protein encodes the protein MAEIFNLDTLLQLAHRYGYGVIFAGILLENAGIPLPGETLTLIGGFLAGNGELSYPGVLISAIGGAIIGDSCGYWLGRWGGLVLVERIAHVFAIPHEHIERAQEKFNANADRAVFLGRFVALLRIFAGPLAGIAGMSYPRFLIFNSLGAITWGATMTSIAYFCGQYISLSDLVSYVLRFAVLALLVLVIWLWRSDARPRKTDGHGVGYSDR
- the hisI gene encoding phosphoribosyl-AMP cyclohydrolase, with the protein product MQLSQLLDTLKFNDQGLIPVITQDYRDNTVLMMAWMNAAAIVKTLETGEVHYWSRSRQELWHKGATSGHIQKLKQFFYDCDADTLLVKVEQIGGIACHTGARSCFFTEVQLD
- a CDS encoding GNAT family N-acetyltransferase, which produces MVFWKSLFSTTEVPEAAKKAKMRRLPGYTEQIYFSTDKNIDLYELEELCDAVGWSRRPLHKVKRALQYSFVVASLWYFRGSYQRLIGFARATSDHAFNATIWDVAIHPEFQNRGLGRALMLELINELRRADISNISLFADAHVVEFYKRLGFCPDPEGIKGMFWYN